One genomic window of Quercus robur chromosome 6, dhQueRobu3.1, whole genome shotgun sequence includes the following:
- the LOC126732493 gene encoding pheophytinase, chloroplastic isoform X3 — MSSSPSSSCAAPLSSSLRTQLFNPFPNRFISSARFYQHRSSKCEMSRRGFALKGGIVASGVSVMGSSLITEPAQGVERLEFKSDGYNFWTWRGHRIHYVVQGEGFPVVLIHGFGASAFHWRYNIPELAKKYKVYAIDLLGFGWSDKALIEYDAMVWRDQVVDFLKEIVKEPAVVVGNSLGGFTALVAAAGLPEQVVGVALLNSAGQFGNANSKSNESEETLLQKAIVKPLKEIFQRIVLGFLFWQAKQPARIESVLKSVYINSSNVDDYVVESITRPAADPNAGEVYYRLMTRFMLNQSKYTLDGVLSELSCPLLLLWGDLDPWVGPAKANRIKEFYPKTSLINLKAGHCPHDEVPELANQALLDWLSGLTLEASPQSL; from the exons AtgtcttcttctccttcttcttcatgTGCTGCTCCTCTTTCCTCTTCGCTCAGAACCCAACTCTTCAACCCATTTCCCAACAGATTTATCTCGTCCGCACGCTTTTATCAGCACC GAAGCAGCAAATGTGAGATGAGCAGGAGGGGCTTCGCTTTGAAAGGAGGAATTGTAGCTTCTGGAGTTTCGGTTATGGGTTCTTCTTTGATAACCGAACCTGCTCAAG GGGTTGAGAGATTGGAATTCAAGTCAGATGGGTACAATTTTTGGACATGGCGGGGTCATAGAATACATTATGTGGTGCAAGGAGAAGGGTTTCCCGTTGTTCTTATTCATGGCTTTGGTGCCTCTGCATTTCATTGGAG GTACAACATACCTGAGTTGGCCAAAAAATACAAGGTTTATGCCATAGACTTGTTAGGGTTCGGGTGGAGTGACAAAGCACTTATCGAATACGATGCCATGGTATGGAGGGATCAAGTAGTGGACTTCTTGAAGGAAATAGTGAAGGAGCCAGCAGTTGTAGTTGGAAACAG CCTTGGAGGCTTTACTGCTTTGGTTGCAGCAGCTGGGTTGCCTGAGCAAGTTGTTGGAGTTGCGCTACTAAATTCTGCAGGACAGTTTGGAAATGCGAATAGTAAATCTAATGAGTCTGAAGAAACACTCTTGCAGAAGGCGATTGTAAAGCCACTAAAGGAGATTTTCCAGCGTATAGTTCTTGGATTTTTGTTCTGGCAAGCAAAGCAACCAGCTCGCATTGAATCTGTCTTAAAGAGT GTGTATATCAATTCCTCCAATGTGGATGACTATGTTGTGGAATCAATAACAAGGCCAGCAGCTGACCCTAATGCTGGAGAAGTTTATTATAG GTTAATGACAAGGTTCATGTTGAACCAAAGCAAATACACTTTGGATGGTGTCTTGAGTGAACTCTCTTGCCCACTGTTGTTGCTGTGGGGTGACTTAGACCCGTGGGTTGGTCCTGCAAAGGCTAACCGAATCAAAGAGTTTTATCCAAAAACGTCTCTCATAAACTTAAAAGCCGGGCACTGTCCACATGATGAAGTTCCAGAGCTTGCCAATCAGGCTTTGTTGGATTGGTTGTCAGGTCTAACACTTGAAGCCTCCCCCCAGTCATTGTAA